The region CGTTCGGCGACCTGCTGCGGCTGGCCACCGTCGTACGCCCCGCCTTCCACCCGAGTGCCGCGGAAAGGCAGCGGGCCGAGGAGCAGCGCGCCGACCCCCGTATCGCCCAGTGGCTGGACCGGGGCGGGGACTCGGGACTGGCCGAGTATCTGGCGGCGGGCCCGGCCGCCGTCGACCGCTGGCTGGCCGGGCGGGACGGCGAGGACCTGGTCGGGGCGGCGCTGGTGTCCGCCGCGGTCGACTGCCACCGGGCCGGCTACCACCGCCCGGTCCCGCTGGCCCTGCTGCGCGAGCTGTGCGCGCACTACCTGGACCCCCGGGACGTCCACCGCGCCGCGGACCTCGCCGCGAGCACGGCGTGGGCGGCGGAACCGGTCAGCGGCGCCAGTTCCTGCCTGATCCCTTACGAGGACGACACCTTCGGGGCGTTCGACTACCTGGTCGACCACGTCCAGCGGGACGAGGCCGCGCCGCCCGTGCCCGAGGACGTATGGGACCGCCTGCTGGTCCACGCCAGTGGTGACGACCTCACCAGCGTCATCGGGGCTTCCTGGAGCGACGCGGTCACCACCGGCAGGCCCGCGGTCATGGACGCCGGACTCGCCCACCTGGTCAGGGAAGCCGACAGCGAGGCCGACTTCGACAAGATCGCGCAACTGGTCAACGCGATGTTCGTGTTCACCGGCAGCGCGCAGGACGGCCGGGACTGGCCAACCCGTTTCGAGCACTGGCTCCGGCCGCACGTCGAGGCGGGAAACACGCGCGCGATGGCCGCCCTCGGCGTGGCCCTGCTCCTCGGCACCGACCGCCCCGAGGAGGGCGAGGCCTGGCTGCGCCGGGCCGCGGCGGCCGGTGACGACAGCGCGGCGGCCGACCTCGCGCAGGTGCTCCACGAGGCGGGCAGGACGGACGACCTGCGCACCTGGCTGGACGCCGCGATCGCCGCCGACCGCGGACCGGTGATCACCTGCTTCGCAGGCGAGCTGATCCGGCGCGGCCAACCGGCGGAAGCCGAGCGCCTGTTGCTGCGGGCCGCGGCGGCGGGCAGCGCCGCGGCGGTCACCGCCCTGGCGTCGCTCGCCGCGGAGAAGGGCGACACCGGGGTGGCGGCGCGGTGGTACGAACGGGGCGTCGCGCTCGGCGATCCGACGTCCCAGGTCGGACTGGGCGTCCTGCTGTGCCGGCAGGGCCGGGACTGGGAGCGGGCCGAGTCGCTCCTGCGCGCCGCCGACGACGCGGGCGATCCGCTGGGCGCGTACCACCTGGGCGTCCAGCTGCGCCCGCTGGTCGGCCGCTGGCAGGAGGCCCTGGACTGCTTCCGCCGGGCCGCGGCGGGCGGTTGGCGGCCGGCGGAGGCCGAGGCGGCGCTCATGACGCACCTGCGCCATGACGCGGTCGGCCTCGCCGAGTGGTGGGAGCGGGTGCGGGAGACCCGCGACGGCGGCGAGACCGTGCGCGAGTTCGCCGACCGCCTCGTCGACGTGGCCGACCTCCCGGCCGCGGCACGCTGGTACGAACGCGCCGCCGGGCTCGGCCGCGCGGACGCGATGTCCCGCCTCGGCGACGTCCACCGCCTGCGCGGCGATCTTCCGGCCGCGATCACCTGGTACCGCAAGGCCGCGGACGGGCTCGACCCGCGCGGGCAGCTCCACCTCGGCGCCGCCCTCCTTGAGTCCGGCGACCTCGCCGGGGCCGAGACCGCGCTGCTGGCCATCATGAACGTCATCGAGACCACCGACGTCCGCGACGAGGCCAAGAGGCGGGCGATGCTCGCCCTTGCCGACCTCTACCGCCGCCAGGGCCGGGACGCCGAGGCCGAGGAGTGGCTGAGCGAGGCCCGGCGGTGGGGCGGGCGCGCCGCCGCGGATCCCGAAGGTCACTGAGCCGGTCCGCAGGGCCTCTGACGGCGGTCAGCAGTGCGCGACCCGGCCCGAGCGGAGGCGGAGCCTCGTACTATCACCCGAGGTAGTGCTTGCGTCAGGGGGGGTTATTGATGCGGACGTTGTTCGACACCGAGGATCTTCCGCCGGCCGAACGACTGTCGGCCCTGAACAAGCTGCTCATCACCTGTCCGAATCCCATGGCACTGGTCTGCGACACACCCGATGGATTCGGCGGGGCCTTACGGACGATGGACCTGGCCCCGGTCAATCTGGGCGAGTTGACGTTCTCGCCCAGCGATGTGCTGCGCACCCCGAAGCTGATCCGGCAGCTGGACCCGGAGGTGTGCTGCGCGGTGATCCCGCTGCGGGGCAGGCTGCTGGTGAGCCAGGCCGACCGCGAGACGGTGCTCGGCCCGCAGGACATCGCCTTCTGCGACACCTCGCTCCCCTTCGGGCTGGGCCTCGGCGTGGACGGGGAGCCCACCACCATGCTGTGCGCGCACGCGCCCCGCTCGTTACTGGGCCTGTCCGTGGACGCGTCGCAGCGGCTGGTGGCGCGGCCCGTGGACGGCCGGAGCGGATTCGGGGGGCTGCTGGCGCAGTTCCTCATCGCCATGGCGAGCGACTCCAACACCTACAAGCCCGAGGACCTGCCCCGGCTCAGTACGATCGCGTACGACCTGATGGCCGCGCTCGTCGCCCACCACCTGGAGACCGAGGCCGCGCTGCCCGAGGACTCGCGCACCCGCACCCTGCTGCTGCGCATCGAGCGGTTCATCACGGAATACCTGCACGACCCGGACCTGACGCCGGGCTCGATCGCGGTGGCCCACCACATCTCGGTCGGCTACCTGCACCGGCTCTTCTCGTCCCGCGACACCACCGTGGCCGCCTGGATACGCCGCCAACGCCTCGAACACGCCCGCCGCGACCTGACCGACACCGCGCTGGCCGGCGTCCCGATCCACCAGATAGCGGCCCGCTGGGGCTTCAAGGACCACGCCACCTTCACCCGCGCCTTCCGCACGGCTTACGGAGCCGCCCCCAAGGACTGCCGCCACCGCACGGCGAACGGGCTGCCGCACACGTGAGTCCTTGATCAGCCGACTGGATCGGCGGCTGGATCAGCCGCCACCGCGGCATCGAGCATGCCACCCGGCACTGACAAGCCGGGGCGCCGCCCCTGGGAGGTTCCCGCGCGGGCGGTGCCTCCGTGCGCGCCTGGACAATCTTCACAGTTTGCGCCAGCATGACTTCAGAGAGTCACGAGGGAAAGGAGCACCCGATGGGGGAGCACGAGAAGCCGCCCGCGGATCCCGGACAGGGCGAGCCGCCGCCCGGGAACACGGACGGACAGGTGCCGCCACCGCCGCCGTCCGACGGGAAGCACAAGAAGTAGGCGACGTCATGGCCGAGTTCGAAAGAGAGCGGGAGCGGCTTGCCGACACCATGGACAAACGCGGGGCCTGGCCTGCGCGTTCGCCGTGGATTCGGGAGGCCGTCGACACCCTGCCGCGCCACGCGTTCGCGCCGGACCGGCTGTGGCGCTGGGACGGGGGCGCGTACACGCCGGTCGACCGCGCCACGGATGCGGAGCAGTGGGCCGACGAGGTGTACGCGGACCCCGACACGGCGGCCGTCACCCAGGTCGGTGACGGAGTGGCGACGTCCAGCCTGTCGTCACAGGGTGTGGTGGTCGACATGCTCGACTCACTGCTGCTCGAACCCGGCCATGCCGTCCTGGAGTTGGGCGCCGGCACCGGCTGGAACGCGGCACTCCTCGCCCGCCGCGCGGCCCCCGGGCGGGTGGTGAGCGTCGAGGTCGACGCGGAGCTGGCCGACCGGGCGCGGGCGCGGCTCGCGGCGGTCGGCGCCGCCGTGGACGTCGAGGTCGGCGACGGCACGAAGGGCTGGCCCGCGGGCGCCGCCTACGACCGTGTGATGGCGACCTATGCCGTGGAGCGGGTCCCCTGGGCCTGGGTCGAGCAGACCCGGCCCGGCGGCCGGATCGTCACCCCGTGGGGCAGGCTCGGCCATGTCGCGCTCACCGTCGCCGCCGATGGCCGCAGCGCCTCGGGCTGGATGCAGGGGCTCGGGCAGTTCATGCCCGCGCGTGGCGTGCCCGGGTATGCCGAGAGCGGCTATGCGGCGGTCCGCGGCCGGGAACCGGCCACACGGCAGCGGGAGTTCACCCGCGATCTGACCGTGCTGCGGGACGATACGCATCTGCTGTTCGCGCTCCGGGTCGCGCTCCCGGACCTGCGCATCTCCTCGGCGACCGACGCGGACGGCGTCAACGCCTGGCTCCACGACGGCAGATCGTCCTGGGCCGCGTTCTCCGTCCACGACACGGGCCGCACGACGGCGTACGAGGGCGGCCCGCGCAGCCTGACCGACGAGCTGGAACTCGCCTGGGACCAGTGGCTCGCCGCCGACCGCCCCGACGTCTACGACCACGGCATGACGGTGACCGCCACCGAGCAGTTCGTCTGGGTCCACAACCCGGACCGGGTGGTACGAGGTCAGGCCACGGCCAGCAGGTGCGGGGCTTAGACCCCGACGGCGCGGCGCGGCCACCAGTGGAGGACCACGCCGCTGCCGTCGTCCGCTACCGTCGTCCCGGTGCTCAGGCCGACAGCGGCTGCGCTGCGGCGAACTCCACGAAGGTCGCCCACGCGGCGGGCTCGAAAGCGAGCTGCGGCCCGGACTTGTCCTTGGAGTCCCGCACGTGGACCGTGCCGGGGCACGCGGCGACCTCGACGCAGTCGCCGCCCTCGCCGTTGCTGTGACTCGACTTGTGCCACGAGGCGGCGACCTCGATGCACTCGCCACCTTCGGTGTTGCTGTAGCTGGACTTGAACCACGCCAGGCTGGTGCTCATAGTTCCTCCGCCAACTTCCGGATGAATTCCGCGGAGTCCTCGGTGCTGAGGGCCGCTCGGAGGATCATCGCATAGCGCTGGGAGACAGCGGTGACCTTCGCCGCGTCGCCGGAGAGCACGCCGTACGACTGACCCTCTTCGTACGTCAGGTTCTCGTGGTCGGGCATCTGGAGCAAGACGAAGGGGCCGTTCAAAGCCGCCTGCGGACCGCGCTGCCGGAGTACCTGGATGGCGACATTCCGCCGCCTGCCCTGCTCCAGGAGTTCCAGCAGCTGCCGCTTGTGCGTGCCCCGGTCCGCCAGCACGATCCGCAGCGCGGCCTCGTTGACGACGAAGTTCAGCAGCTTGTTCTGGATGTCCAGCAGTTCCTTGCGGTCCATCCGCGCGCTTACCCGCTCCTCGACCGTCTCGTCGTCGAGATGCGGCCACGAGCCGCCGATCAGTGCCCGGGCCGTCTCCTCGGTCTGGAGCAGTCCGGGTACCAACAACGGCTCGTACGAATTGCGCACCACCGCCTCGGCCTCGTACTGCATGAAGTTCTGGGAGTACGAGGGGAATGGCTCGGGCTTGAGGAACGGCACCGCCGCCAGCAGCATGCCTTTGGCGCCGCACATGTCGTCGGCGATCTCAAGGAGCCGCTGGCTGGGCTTGCGGCGGCCCAGCTCCATGGACTTGACAGTCTCGTACTCGTAGTTCGCTTCCTTGGCGAGCGCGTCGCGCGTCACCCCGGCGCGTTCGCGCCACAACTTGCACTGACTGCCGCAGTACCGCCAGCCGATCGGCGGCTGGGAATTGTCCGACGTCATCAGCGTGGACCGCCCTTCGTGGTGGAGCGGGGTACGCAGGATGGCGTACCCCGTCGTAGCTACCGACGATAAGGGCTTACCTACGCATTGTGAGTGCGAACTACGAAACTCCTACGCAAAGGATGACGAGAAGGTGGCGCGCCACCGCGTCAGTGGCCGCCGGTGGGGCGGTCGCAGCCGGTGTGGTCGGGGTAGCCGGCGAAGGCGTCGGCGGCGGTGCTGTCGCGGTCCATCGTGCCCTCCAGGCACAAGGGGGTGGCGTCGATGAGGAAGCTGACCCCGGTGGGGCCGTTCTGGTAGGCGCCCACCTTCTCGGGGGCGTACCCGAGGGCGGTGAGCGCGGTGAGGGTGTTGGCGGGGTCGAAGTCACCGCGCCGGCGCAGCGGTTCGAGCGCGGAGGTGACGCGGTCGACGGCCGCGAGCCCGTCGCAGCGGGTCTGGCCGTGCAGCGGGAGGGGGACCATGAAGCCGTGGTTCTCGGCGTAGTGGTCGGTGGGCGGCACGGTGCTGTCCGCGGTCGTCGGCGGCGGCGCAGGGGTCGTACTCTCCCCCGGGCACGGAAAGTCCACCGGCCTGCTCGGCGTCACCACGGACGCCCCGGGCCCGTCGGCGGCGTCCCCCGCGTGCCGCGTCCCGCACCCCGCGAGGGCCAGCGCGACGACGGCCAGCACCACGACCCGTACCCCATCCGACCTGATCATCCCCATCCCCCCATCCTCCCCGGCCCCCAGGCGCGGCGTCATGAGCCCCCGTACTCACCCCGGGGCCGCCCTGCCATCTGGACCCCCACGGAAGCCGAACACCCGCTCGGCAAGCCAGACCCCCGGGGGAGTTGACGGCGATTGAGTGCAGCAGTCCACCTGCACGAAGGTCGAACTCCTCTTCCCACGAACTCAGATGAGCTGAGGGAGCGGCCGTGATGCTCCGTCAAGATCCGATGTGACGTTGGTCACTCATGCCGAGCCCGCTGGAAAAGTAGCTTATGGGGGGTGCGTGTGGGTTGTGCGCGCTAACCGGAGGTTAGCGCGCACAACCCACACGCACCCCCCATTTCGCTAACGCCCCCGCTGTCCGATTTGTTCAATTCGAGTTCGTCAGCGC is a window of Streptomyces sp. NBC_01477 DNA encoding:
- a CDS encoding SEL1-like repeat protein; protein product: MSPVPRSRRKPHSEAPRDPPSPVEPAAPGIGASGDGAVAAGGDIGVAVTGDGIGVQLNATFVVPGGDVPAAAVLLLMPDGSVPRVGQLGLASLRVHPAAVPEAPAGGGTVATGAFPVYVPRDCDAELDRAVAAGGLVIVEGRSAAGKSRAAAESMQRAAAGRQLLVPEDNASLTALARRPPGALRDAVVWLDDLERFWAERGLTAHLFNRLAPPGRSDVVVLATLRSEERRQLGRLGAFGDLLRLATVVRPAFHPSAAERQRAEEQRADPRIAQWLDRGGDSGLAEYLAAGPAAVDRWLAGRDGEDLVGAALVSAAVDCHRAGYHRPVPLALLRELCAHYLDPRDVHRAADLAASTAWAAEPVSGASSCLIPYEDDTFGAFDYLVDHVQRDEAAPPVPEDVWDRLLVHASGDDLTSVIGASWSDAVTTGRPAVMDAGLAHLVREADSEADFDKIAQLVNAMFVFTGSAQDGRDWPTRFEHWLRPHVEAGNTRAMAALGVALLLGTDRPEEGEAWLRRAAAAGDDSAAADLAQVLHEAGRTDDLRTWLDAAIAADRGPVITCFAGELIRRGQPAEAERLLLRAAAAGSAAAVTALASLAAEKGDTGVAARWYERGVALGDPTSQVGLGVLLCRQGRDWERAESLLRAADDAGDPLGAYHLGVQLRPLVGRWQEALDCFRRAAAGGWRPAEAEAALMTHLRHDAVGLAEWWERVRETRDGGETVREFADRLVDVADLPAAARWYERAAGLGRADAMSRLGDVHRLRGDLPAAITWYRKAADGLDPRGQLHLGAALLESGDLAGAETALLAIMNVIETTDVRDEAKRRAMLALADLYRRQGRDAEAEEWLSEARRWGGRAAADPEGH
- a CDS encoding helix-turn-helix domain-containing protein, with the protein product MRTLFDTEDLPPAERLSALNKLLITCPNPMALVCDTPDGFGGALRTMDLAPVNLGELTFSPSDVLRTPKLIRQLDPEVCCAVIPLRGRLLVSQADRETVLGPQDIAFCDTSLPFGLGLGVDGEPTTMLCAHAPRSLLGLSVDASQRLVARPVDGRSGFGGLLAQFLIAMASDSNTYKPEDLPRLSTIAYDLMAALVAHHLETEAALPEDSRTRTLLLRIERFITEYLHDPDLTPGSIAVAHHISVGYLHRLFSSRDTTVAAWIRRQRLEHARRDLTDTALAGVPIHQIAARWGFKDHATFTRAFRTAYGAAPKDCRHRTANGLPHT
- a CDS encoding methyltransferase domain-containing protein — its product is MAEFERERERLADTMDKRGAWPARSPWIREAVDTLPRHAFAPDRLWRWDGGAYTPVDRATDAEQWADEVYADPDTAAVTQVGDGVATSSLSSQGVVVDMLDSLLLEPGHAVLELGAGTGWNAALLARRAAPGRVVSVEVDAELADRARARLAAVGAAVDVEVGDGTKGWPAGAAYDRVMATYAVERVPWAWVEQTRPGGRIVTPWGRLGHVALTVAADGRSASGWMQGLGQFMPARGVPGYAESGYAAVRGREPATRQREFTRDLTVLRDDTHLLFALRVALPDLRISSATDADGVNAWLHDGRSSWAAFSVHDTGRTTAYEGGPRSLTDELELAWDQWLAADRPDVYDHGMTVTATEQFVWVHNPDRVVRGQATASRCGA
- a CDS encoding DUF397 domain-containing protein, producing MSTSLAWFKSSYSNTEGGECIEVAASWHKSSHSNGEGGDCVEVAACPGTVHVRDSKDKSGPQLAFEPAAWATFVEFAAAQPLSA
- a CDS encoding helix-turn-helix transcriptional regulator; this translates as MTSDNSQPPIGWRYCGSQCKLWRERAGVTRDALAKEANYEYETVKSMELGRRKPSQRLLEIADDMCGAKGMLLAAVPFLKPEPFPSYSQNFMQYEAEAVVRNSYEPLLVPGLLQTEETARALIGGSWPHLDDETVEERVSARMDRKELLDIQNKLLNFVVNEAALRIVLADRGTHKRQLLELLEQGRRRNVAIQVLRQRGPQAALNGPFVLLQMPDHENLTYEEGQSYGVLSGDAAKVTAVSQRYAMILRAALSTEDSAEFIRKLAEEL